One part of the Nostoc sp. PCC 7120 = FACHB-418 genome encodes these proteins:
- the cbiD gene encoding cobalt-precorrin-5B (C(1))-methyltransferase CbiD: MRSGYTLPVFACAGAIAALHWLRQRQSIQVALVDLIEPAQIAEVPIEQVAGLSANMALAITRSDPGDNLDLTKNTPIWAVVEWGKTGGEQVTIKGGEGIGKQVNADNQAAIYSYAQRLLQANLTRLLAPEESIIVTIILPEGRSLAVRTSNSAFGVVEGLSLLGTTGISQPLSSPDQLDAFRSELQHKASLYESLVFCIGENGLDLARKIGINAEKLVKTANWLGPMLVEADALGVKEILLFGYHGKLMKLAGGIFHTHHHLADGRREVLATHCALAGLSKQDIEIVFHSPTAEAALKHLKALDISTGNDWVNQVYSAIAETIDSRCQEYMQSHSSRGTAATICGSILFDRDRKIIVKSKTACNLMGNLC, translated from the coding sequence ATGCGTAGCGGATATACTTTACCTGTTTTTGCTTGTGCTGGTGCGATCGCAGCTTTACACTGGTTACGTCAGCGTCAGTCTATACAAGTTGCATTGGTAGATTTAATTGAGCCTGCACAAATCGCCGAAGTACCTATTGAGCAGGTAGCTGGACTATCAGCAAATATGGCTTTGGCAATTACCCGCAGTGATCCGGGTGATAATCTTGACTTGACTAAAAATACCCCGATTTGGGCTGTGGTGGAATGGGGGAAAACTGGGGGTGAACAGGTAACTATCAAGGGTGGGGAAGGGATTGGTAAGCAAGTTAACGCTGATAACCAAGCAGCTATTTATAGTTATGCTCAAAGATTGTTGCAAGCCAACTTAACTCGATTATTAGCCCCAGAGGAAAGCATTATTGTCACTATCATCTTACCGGAGGGGCGATCGCTCGCTGTGCGGACTTCTAATTCCGCCTTTGGGGTTGTCGAGGGATTATCCCTACTAGGAACCACGGGTATTTCTCAACCTTTGAGTTCACCAGATCAATTAGATGCGTTTCGCAGTGAGTTACAACACAAAGCTAGTTTGTATGAGAGTCTGGTATTTTGCATTGGCGAGAATGGTTTAGATTTAGCGCGAAAAATCGGTATTAATGCTGAGAAATTAGTAAAAACTGCTAATTGGTTAGGGCCGATGTTGGTAGAAGCTGATGCCTTGGGTGTTAAGGAAATCTTATTGTTTGGCTATCACGGTAAGTTAATGAAACTAGCCGGGGGCATTTTTCACACCCACCATCACTTGGCTGATGGACGACGAGAAGTTTTGGCAACACACTGTGCTTTGGCGGGTTTAAGTAAACAAGATATAGAAATAGTGTTTCACTCTCCTACGGCTGAAGCTGCACTCAAGCACTTAAAAGCGTTAGATATTTCCACAGGTAATGATTGGGTAAATCAAGTTTATAGTGCGATCGCCGAAACCATCGATTCTCGTTGCCAAGAATATATGCAAAGCCATAGCAGCAGAGGCACAGCAGCCACAATCTGCGGCTCAATTCTCTTTGACCGCGATCGCAAAATTATCGTGAAGAGCAAAACTGCTTGTAACTTAATGGGAAATTTATGTTAA
- a CDS encoding DUF3177 family protein has product MPNNVLRQLVWIDYRLAVLFLMIVPIVLLIWAYAQQAEAIQKLLMIYWRVSSLLAITIYLMIAQYPVSFISGLIGQILIPISLWFWVDINDEIEYQPSGVLKLAFTSWRWAVTVYSLIGTIAFVPFLGCAFSSNVGQNPTCSVWLEAPLLFKDYFHHNSKPGFLGFLGIVCLVIYVLYLSYFVVVKLGKQGRSATPQ; this is encoded by the coding sequence ATGCCAAACAACGTATTGCGCCAGTTAGTCTGGATTGATTACCGACTAGCAGTGTTATTTCTGATGATTGTGCCGATAGTTCTGTTAATTTGGGCTTATGCTCAACAAGCAGAAGCAATACAAAAGCTATTAATGATTTATTGGCGAGTTTCTAGCCTACTAGCCATCACCATCTACTTAATGATTGCCCAATATCCAGTTAGTTTTATCTCTGGGTTAATAGGACAAATCCTCATTCCGATTTCCCTGTGGTTTTGGGTGGACATCAACGATGAAATTGAGTATCAACCCAGTGGAGTGTTAAAACTCGCTTTTACTTCTTGGCGCTGGGCTGTCACCGTTTATTCTCTTATAGGAACTATAGCCTTCGTACCTTTTTTGGGTTGTGCTTTTTCTAGCAATGTTGGACAAAATCCCACTTGCAGTGTCTGGTTAGAAGCTCCCTTACTGTTTAAAGATTATTTTCATCACAATAGTAAACCCGGTTTCTTAGGCTTCTTAGGTATAGTTTGTCTAGTTATTTATGTATTATATTTAAGCTACTTTGTCGTCGTAAAGCTGGGCAAGCAGGGACGCTCGGCTACACCACAGTAA
- a CDS encoding Calvin cycle protein CP12, translated as MTDTQSKDIQDQIQEEVEQARAVCDISGSNSAECAAAWDAVEELQAEASHQRQDKKKNSLEQYCDDNPEAAECRVYDE; from the coding sequence ATGACCGACACTCAATCAAAAGACATTCAAGACCAAATCCAGGAAGAAGTAGAACAAGCGCGTGCCGTTTGCGATATCTCAGGTAGCAACTCAGCCGAGTGTGCTGCGGCGTGGGATGCAGTTGAAGAACTGCAAGCAGAAGCCTCCCACCAACGCCAAGACAAAAAGAAAAATTCTCTAGAACAGTACTGTGACGATAATCCAGAAGCTGCTGAGTGCCGTGTTTACGATGAATAA
- a CDS encoding FIST signal transduction protein — protein sequence MADRMQWANALSTRPSLEAAVTDVVQRAVSTLTAPADLGLVFISSAFASEYSRVLPLLAEQLSVPVMIGCSGGGVIGTAASGQTQELEAEAALSLTLAHLPGVNLQVFHVLGEELPDLDSPPDTWINLIGVPPSPTPHFILLSSAFSSGINDLLQGLDFAYPGSVILGGQASVGGMGGRLALFCNGSLHREGTVGLALSGNIVLEPIVAQGCRPIGEPLQVTKAERNIILELDEKAPLVVLRDLIASLSEHERALAQHSLFVGVAMDEFKLSLQQGDFLIRSILGVDPSGGAIAIGDLVRPGQRLQFHLRDSQASAEELEFLLERYQTKAEFDNAAVGALMFSCVGRGEGLYGKPNFDSELFKRYIQDVPVGGFFCGGEIGPVGGRTFLHGYTSVFGICRELSAED from the coding sequence ATGGCAGACCGAATGCAGTGGGCAAATGCCCTATCAACCCGCCCTTCTTTAGAAGCAGCTGTTACAGATGTAGTACAACGGGCTGTCTCGACCTTAACAGCTCCTGCGGATTTGGGGTTAGTGTTCATTTCTTCTGCCTTTGCTAGTGAGTATTCTAGGGTGTTACCCCTGCTGGCTGAACAACTTTCTGTGCCAGTGATGATTGGCTGTAGTGGTGGTGGCGTGATTGGTACGGCTGCTAGTGGACAGACCCAAGAATTAGAAGCAGAAGCCGCCCTCAGCTTAACTTTGGCGCACCTACCAGGGGTGAATTTACAGGTTTTTCATGTTCTGGGAGAAGAGTTACCCGATTTAGATAGTCCTCCAGATACATGGATTAATTTGATTGGTGTGCCTCCATCGCCAACGCCGCATTTTATTTTGCTGTCTAGTGCTTTCTCTTCAGGAATTAACGATTTATTACAAGGACTAGATTTTGCTTACCCAGGGTCAGTAATTCTAGGTGGACAAGCTAGCGTCGGCGGGATGGGTGGTCGTCTAGCTTTGTTTTGTAATGGTAGCCTACACCGTGAGGGTACAGTGGGCTTGGCTTTGAGTGGCAATATAGTTTTAGAGCCGATTGTGGCGCAAGGATGCAGACCGATTGGTGAACCACTACAAGTAACTAAAGCTGAACGCAATATTATTCTGGAACTTGATGAGAAAGCGCCGCTAGTGGTGCTGCGAGATTTGATTGCTAGCTTGAGTGAACACGAACGAGCTTTGGCACAACATTCATTGTTTGTTGGCGTGGCAATGGATGAATTTAAGCTATCCTTGCAGCAAGGAGATTTCTTAATTCGGAGTATTTTGGGTGTAGATCCATCTGGAGGTGCGATCGCCATCGGTGATCTTGTCCGTCCTGGTCAACGTCTACAATTCCACCTGCGAGATTCTCAAGCCTCCGCCGAAGAATTAGAATTTCTGTTAGAAAGGTATCAAACAAAAGCTGAATTTGACAACGCTGCTGTTGGTGCGTTGATGTTTTCCTGTGTAGGACGTGGTGAAGGACTCTACGGCAAACCTAATTTTGATTCTGAGCTATTCAAACGCTATATTCAAGATGTCCCGGTAGGTGGTTTTTTCTGCGGTGGTGAAATCGGCCCAGTCGGCGGCAGAACTTTTCTACATGGTTATACATCAGTATTTGGGATTTGCCGAGAGTTGTCGGCAGAAGATTAA
- a CDS encoding metallophosphoesterase family protein produces MVLNFRFAVVSDLHIALPHTIWDHPSRFHLVEVGIPAFESAIKHLTKLNLDFLLLPGDLTQHGEPENHRWLQERLSKLPFPTYVVPGNHDVPVVMANEQSIACADFPQYYRQFGYDNTEQLYYTQQLLPGVRLIGLNSNFFNEQGQQVGRLDAQQFQWLEEVLAAAVDELVLVMVHHNVVEHLPHQSRHPMASRYMLENAPELVRLLQRYGVKLVFTGHLHVQDVACAEGVYDITTGSLVSYPHPYRVLEFHRDQQGQEWLQILSHRVESVPEFPNLQQLSRDWMGDRSFPFLVKLLTLSPLNLPLAQAQELAPSLRDFWATIADGDAVLDYPQFPQQVRRYIQTYSAIAHTGTPTMIDNNSTLLLDKIGK; encoded by the coding sequence ATGGTGCTAAATTTTCGCTTTGCTGTAGTCAGCGACTTACACATCGCGCTTCCTCACACAATCTGGGATCATCCTAGCCGATTTCATTTGGTAGAAGTGGGTATTCCCGCTTTTGAAAGTGCCATCAAACATTTAACAAAACTTAATTTAGATTTTCTTCTGCTCCCTGGAGATTTGACCCAGCACGGTGAACCAGAAAACCATAGATGGTTACAAGAAAGATTATCTAAACTACCTTTTCCTACTTATGTTGTCCCTGGTAACCATGATGTTCCTGTAGTCATGGCCAATGAGCAATCGATCGCTTGTGCTGATTTTCCCCAGTATTATCGTCAGTTTGGTTATGACAACACTGAGCAACTTTACTACACTCAACAATTATTACCTGGAGTAAGATTAATTGGTCTAAATTCTAACTTTTTTAACGAACAAGGCCAGCAAGTAGGGCGTTTAGATGCCCAACAATTCCAATGGTTAGAAGAAGTATTAGCAGCAGCAGTTGATGAACTGGTGTTAGTGATGGTGCATCATAATGTAGTTGAACATTTGCCCCATCAATCTCGCCACCCAATGGCATCTCGCTATATGTTGGAAAATGCACCAGAGTTAGTGCGGCTATTGCAACGCTATGGGGTCAAATTAGTATTTACAGGCCACCTACACGTCCAAGATGTTGCTTGTGCTGAAGGTGTATATGATATTACCACAGGTTCTTTAGTCAGCTATCCTCACCCCTACAGAGTTTTAGAGTTTCATCGTGATCAGCAGGGTCAGGAATGGTTGCAAATTCTCTCTCATCGGGTGGAATCAGTCCCAGAGTTTCCCAATTTACAACAATTATCACGAGATTGGATGGGCGATCGCTCTTTTCCTTTCCTAGTAAAACTACTTACTCTATCACCATTAAATTTACCATTAGCCCAGGCACAAGAACTAGCTCCCAGCTTGCGGGACTTTTGGGCAACAATCGCCGATGGGGATGCAGTATTGGACTACCCCCAATTCCCGCAACAAGTACGCCGCTATATTCAAACCTATAGTGCGATCGCCCACACTGGTACCCCCACCATGATTGATAACAACAGCACCCTATTGTTAGACAAAATTGGGAAATAA
- the galE gene encoding UDP-glucose 4-epimerase GalE: MNQKVLVTGGAGYIGSHVVRQLGEAGYDVVVYDNCSTGSPQAVLHGELIIGDLKNSECLSQVFHQHKFTAVLHFAASLSVPESVARPLDYYANNTRNTLNLLRCCHDTGVNQIIFSSTAAVYGQPETAVVTESTATEPINPYGRSKLSCEWLIRDHAKASDLRYVILRYFNVAGAEPGGRLGQMTKDASHLIRVTCDAALKRRLGVKIFGTDFPTPDGTAIRDYIHVEDLATAHLDALVYLEQGNSSQILNCGYGQGYSVRQVIDRVKAISGVDFPVIEAERRSGDPVCVTACTDKIRQVLGWQPKYDDIDQIVHSTLAWEMSKQELFLNSLAGAA; this comes from the coding sequence ATGAATCAAAAAGTTTTAGTTACCGGTGGTGCTGGCTACATTGGTTCTCATGTGGTGCGCCAGCTAGGTGAAGCCGGCTACGATGTTGTTGTGTATGATAACTGCTCTACAGGTTCACCCCAAGCCGTACTACATGGTGAGTTAATTATCGGTGATTTAAAAAATTCCGAATGCCTTTCTCAAGTATTTCATCAACATAAATTTACGGCAGTTTTACACTTCGCCGCTAGCCTGAGCGTACCAGAATCTGTTGCCCGTCCCCTAGACTACTACGCTAACAACACGCGCAACACTTTAAATTTACTTCGTTGTTGTCACGACACAGGTGTTAACCAAATAATCTTTTCTAGCACCGCAGCCGTTTATGGACAACCGGAAACTGCCGTTGTCACCGAATCTACAGCAACTGAACCGATTAATCCCTATGGACGCTCAAAACTTTCTTGTGAATGGTTGATTCGTGACCACGCCAAAGCTTCTGATCTACGCTATGTCATTCTACGTTACTTTAATGTTGCCGGAGCCGAACCCGGTGGGCGATTGGGACAGATGACAAAAGACGCATCTCATTTAATTCGTGTCACTTGTGATGCTGCACTCAAACGCAGATTAGGAGTAAAAATTTTTGGTACAGATTTCCCCACACCAGACGGAACGGCAATTAGAGACTACATTCATGTAGAAGACCTCGCAACAGCACATTTAGACGCTTTAGTTTATTTAGAGCAAGGTAACAGCAGCCAAATTCTTAACTGTGGTTATGGACAAGGCTATAGTGTCCGTCAAGTTATCGACCGGGTGAAGGCAATTTCTGGCGTAGATTTTCCGGTGATAGAAGCGGAGCGTCGTTCTGGTGATCCGGTTTGTGTGACAGCTTGTACTGATAAAATTCGTCAAGTATTAGGATGGCAACCTAAATATGACGATATAGATCAAATAGTTCATAGTACCCTCGCTTGGGAAATGAGTAAACAAGAATTGTTCCTCAATTCACTAGCTGGCGCTGCTTAA
- a CDS encoding sugar transferase, which yields MVITLTAGKKISNSHQTRNILCVLLLIGDILGLVLSYSMCLWLRLGKNLHGFDPLIYVFFFLVLAGLYLADTYHPDRQIAGLRAPSRILISNFVVGAIIAALIYCTSAWGTDLLLKRGIWLPSLGLFTIWAMWLRIGAANWAKTQAQHSRWLILGAGKKAILFGKTFLERSSLGRLIFLTTAEQNSNELTENHRVSVGSLNDLSEWSQQPWSGVVVTTPTELSDVQMQQLMQLRLSGVSIYGLPDVCETLWYKLPSSLLEDNWLAFGNGFNLTADSISQKLKRSVDIMLTCCLCVFLSPLMLLAALAIKLDSPGPVFYSQIRTGLEGKPFKVYKFRSMYQDAEKRGAQWADERDPRITRVGRWLRLTRIDELPQILNVIWGEMSLIGPRPERPEFDVKLRQEIPYYDLRYVVKPGITGWAQVMYPYGASIEDAYEKLAYDLYYIKNYSLALDLAIALKTIRVVLLGKGR from the coding sequence ATGGTTATTACTCTTACTGCTGGAAAAAAAATCAGTAATTCACATCAGACCCGTAATATTCTCTGTGTATTGCTGCTGATAGGAGATATTTTGGGTTTGGTGTTGAGTTATTCCATGTGTCTATGGTTGAGATTGGGTAAGAATTTGCATGGTTTTGACCCGTTAATTTATGTATTTTTCTTTCTAGTTCTCGCAGGGTTGTATTTAGCAGATACCTACCATCCAGATAGACAAATTGCAGGTTTACGCGCCCCATCCCGCATTTTGATTAGTAATTTTGTAGTTGGCGCTATCATTGCAGCACTCATTTACTGTACCAGTGCTTGGGGAACAGACTTGCTTCTGAAACGGGGAATTTGGCTTCCTAGCTTAGGGCTATTTACTATCTGGGCTATGTGGTTAAGAATAGGAGCAGCAAACTGGGCAAAAACCCAAGCTCAACACAGTCGTTGGTTAATTTTGGGCGCAGGTAAAAAAGCCATCCTCTTTGGCAAAACTTTTCTCGAACGCAGTTCGTTGGGGCGCTTGATTTTTCTCACAACAGCAGAGCAGAACAGCAATGAGTTAACAGAAAATCATCGAGTTTCTGTAGGAAGTCTGAATGACTTATCCGAATGGAGCCAACAACCTTGGTCAGGGGTAGTAGTGACGACTCCAACGGAGTTATCTGATGTACAAATGCAACAACTGATGCAGTTGCGTTTATCTGGGGTTTCCATTTACGGTCTTCCCGATGTTTGTGAAACCTTGTGGTATAAACTTCCCTCATCTCTGCTTGAGGATAATTGGCTGGCTTTTGGTAATGGTTTTAATTTAACTGCTGACAGCATTAGTCAAAAGCTCAAGCGCTCAGTAGATATTATGCTGACGTGCTGTTTATGTGTGTTTTTATCTCCATTGATGTTGTTGGCAGCTTTAGCAATTAAGTTAGATAGCCCTGGCCCGGTGTTCTACTCTCAAATACGCACTGGACTAGAAGGTAAGCCTTTTAAAGTTTACAAATTTCGCTCCATGTATCAAGATGCCGAAAAACGTGGGGCGCAGTGGGCAGATGAACGAGACCCACGAATTACCAGAGTAGGGCGTTGGTTACGCCTAACTAGAATTGATGAATTACCACAGATATTAAACGTTATCTGGGGAGAAATGAGCCTTATTGGCCCTCGTCCAGAAAGACCAGAATTTGATGTCAAACTGCGTCAAGAAATTCCCTATTATGATTTGCGTTATGTCGTCAAACCTGGTATTACAGGCTGGGCGCAGGTCATGTATCCCTACGGCGCATCAATTGAAGATGCTTACGAAAAGCTAGCTTATGACCTCTACTACATCAAGAATTACTCCCTAGCTTTAGATTTAGCGATCGCTCTCAAAACTATTCGAGTAGTATTATTAGGTAAAGGTAGATGA
- a CDS encoding GumC family protein translates to MPSQQDDQDLINFQQYWLIVKRRWLLIAAIIGSVFGVTGLVTFSQKPIYEADGKLLFNKQSGVSSLTGVSEQLGQLSGVTNLSNPLETEAEIIRSNPIIQKTIAESQLKDEQGQPLEIDDFLRNLKIKSVRGTDILQLSYRSADPKEATAIVNKLMSAYLENNVRNNRSEATAAREFLSKQLPLVEAKVTEAEAALRRFKEKYEVVSLQEEAIQGVKRLNELSGQVTLLRAQLVDARTRSGALQNQLELNTKQAMALSSLSQSNAVQQVLSEYQKVQDQLAVERSRFTEEHPVIANLLNKEQALKAQLEGRVSKTLGSSQPIPEQDLQIGELKQALTANLVQVEVERLGLENQVGVLMKAFVLYQARLRVLPKLEQQQLQLQRQLQIAQTTYEQMLKRLQDVEVVENQNVGNARIVSEALLPKTPVSPRILLNLALGGFLGFFLAIGAALLLEAGDKSVRTLEEAQQLLDYPLLGTIPVFDQKVRLARGESITELPVLNNPYSSVNAAFEMLQINLGFTFSDKKLKVIVVSSCVMNEGKSFIAANLAVATAQMGRRVLLIDADMRRPRQHEMWQQPNLMGLSNVLVGQATLAEAAKEVVINLELLTSGTIPPNPAALLDSQRMNALLQQAAKDYDCVIIDTPPLSVLADASIVSKMADGMLLVVRPGVVNSAAAKTTKTLIEHSRVPVLGMVVNCVATDSNDYSYYYSHKNTGESNSSKKDRIKSNLSKITGLRLL, encoded by the coding sequence ATGCCTTCCCAACAAGACGATCAAGACCTGATTAACTTCCAACAGTATTGGCTGATTGTAAAAAGACGTTGGTTGCTGATAGCCGCGATTATAGGGTCGGTATTTGGAGTCACAGGGTTGGTTACTTTTAGCCAAAAACCAATTTATGAAGCTGATGGCAAACTCCTTTTTAATAAGCAAAGTGGCGTTTCTTCCCTAACAGGGGTAAGTGAGCAACTGGGGCAACTCAGTGGGGTGACAAATCTTTCTAATCCTTTGGAAACTGAAGCAGAAATCATTCGCTCAAACCCCATAATTCAAAAAACCATTGCTGAGTCCCAGCTTAAGGATGAACAGGGACAACCTTTAGAAATAGATGATTTTCTCCGGAACTTAAAAATTAAAAGTGTCCGAGGGACGGATATTTTACAACTTTCTTATCGTAGTGCTGATCCTAAAGAAGCAACAGCGATTGTCAATAAGTTAATGAGCGCTTATTTGGAGAACAATGTTCGCAATAACCGTTCTGAAGCTACAGCCGCACGGGAATTTTTAAGCAAGCAATTACCTCTAGTCGAAGCGAAAGTCACAGAAGCAGAAGCAGCACTACGTCGGTTCAAAGAAAAATACGAGGTTGTTTCCCTACAAGAAGAAGCTATACAAGGAGTCAAAAGGCTCAATGAATTATCCGGACAGGTGACTCTACTGCGCGCACAGTTGGTTGATGCTAGAACTCGTTCTGGTGCTTTGCAAAATCAATTGGAATTGAACACCAAGCAAGCTATGGCACTGAGCAGCTTAAGCCAATCCAATGCAGTACAACAAGTGCTATCAGAATACCAAAAGGTTCAAGACCAGTTAGCTGTAGAGAGGTCACGATTTACTGAGGAACACCCGGTTATTGCTAATTTATTAAATAAAGAACAAGCTCTCAAAGCACAGCTAGAAGGAAGAGTTAGCAAAACTTTAGGTAGTTCGCAGCCGATTCCAGAGCAAGATTTACAAATAGGGGAACTCAAACAGGCTCTAACCGCTAACTTGGTGCAGGTGGAAGTTGAACGATTGGGATTAGAAAATCAAGTTGGTGTGTTGATGAAGGCATTTGTACTTTATCAAGCACGTCTGAGAGTCCTACCCAAGTTAGAACAACAACAACTACAGTTACAACGACAGCTACAGATAGCCCAAACAACCTATGAACAAATGCTAAAACGATTGCAAGATGTTGAGGTGGTGGAAAATCAGAATGTGGGTAATGCCAGGATTGTTTCTGAAGCTTTACTTCCCAAAACACCAGTTTCTCCTCGTATCCTCTTGAATTTAGCACTTGGTGGATTTTTAGGCTTTTTCTTAGCTATTGGTGCAGCTTTATTGCTAGAGGCTGGAGACAAGTCTGTGAGGACACTAGAAGAAGCTCAACAGTTGTTGGATTATCCTTTATTGGGTACAATTCCAGTTTTTGATCAAAAAGTGAGACTGGCTCGTGGTGAGAGTATTACCGAATTACCAGTACTCAATAACCCTTACTCTTCAGTTAATGCAGCCTTTGAAATGCTCCAGATTAATCTGGGTTTCACCTTTTCTGATAAGAAACTGAAGGTAATTGTGGTTAGCAGTTGCGTGATGAATGAGGGTAAGTCTTTTATTGCTGCTAATTTGGCGGTAGCAACTGCCCAAATGGGACGGCGAGTATTATTGATTGATGCAGATATGCGTCGCCCACGTCAACATGAAATGTGGCAGCAACCTAACTTGATGGGATTAAGCAATGTTTTAGTGGGTCAGGCTACCCTAGCCGAAGCTGCTAAGGAAGTGGTAATTAATCTAGAATTACTTACTTCTGGTACTATACCGCCTAACCCAGCTGCACTACTAGATTCACAGCGTATGAATGCGTTACTCCAACAAGCGGCTAAAGATTATGACTGCGTAATTATTGACACTCCACCTTTAAGTGTTTTGGCGGATGCTTCGATAGTAAGCAAGATGGCGGATGGAATGCTATTGGTTGTACGTCCTGGTGTGGTTAATTCGGCTGCGGCTAAGACTACAAAGACACTTATTGAGCATTCGCGTGTGCCAGTCTTGGGAATGGTGGTGAATTGTGTAGCTACTGATAGTAATGACTACAGTTACTACTACTCCCATAAAAATACTGGAGAGAGTAATTCTAGCAAGAAGGATAGGATTAAGTCTAATTTAAGTAAGATTACTGGGTTAAGACTGCTGTAA
- a CDS encoding lipopolysaccharide biosynthesis protein: MLRHGFYNLVGNSTRLLVSIVSTPILIRSLGIENYGLWTLVSSTLVVVSLAEGGLSASTTFFTSRDLGRGHKDDLLTTLTMIGGAMFVLATLIFTILFFISPIVAASFPNLSDAQRLIITPTLKWGGVAIWCRMVQGVFGGTEQAYEKYALNNLLNTLQGVFANIGMMILAWQGASIIVLMEWQVFVGVITLGCHAWLTLTLLKITDHRIRISWNWAKVLEIIRYSCSVWITSIGNVLFSQFDKIIVGALLGSKLLGVYSAITSVCSQINNFSATVVQPILPKLSTIASQDNFNSDALKIKIKQAYQMNAGIAFGLGGMLLVISPIFSKFIFKQDYSEIYLLAFKIGIIIYTLYSISGSAYYILLGIGLSGSLMKVILSCSLFSLLMIYVGASFYGLLGAIVGNSGFIVTQALNFILFKKFGLKLKEYLKWIEKYLIIFILISLLEIYLGNYLSIWLRFGILAFQVVFLGKNFLQEQKLSINKMLKV; the protein is encoded by the coding sequence ATGCTTAGACACGGATTTTATAATCTTGTAGGAAATTCTACTCGCCTATTAGTGAGTATTGTTTCTACTCCTATTCTAATTCGTTCCCTTGGAATTGAAAACTATGGATTATGGACGCTTGTTTCAAGTACATTGGTAGTTGTGAGTTTAGCAGAAGGTGGATTATCTGCATCAACTACATTTTTTACATCGAGAGATTTAGGGCGTGGTCACAAAGATGACCTTCTGACAACTTTAACGATGATCGGTGGGGCTATGTTTGTTTTAGCGACACTGATATTTACCATCCTATTTTTTATTTCACCTATTGTTGCAGCTTCATTTCCAAACTTGAGTGATGCACAGCGTTTAATAATTACACCAACACTGAAGTGGGGTGGTGTAGCTATTTGGTGTCGCATGGTACAAGGTGTCTTTGGTGGTACAGAGCAAGCCTATGAGAAGTATGCTTTGAATAATTTACTTAATACTCTGCAAGGTGTATTTGCAAATATTGGAATGATGATTCTAGCTTGGCAGGGTGCGAGTATAATTGTTCTAATGGAATGGCAGGTTTTCGTTGGTGTTATAACTCTTGGGTGTCATGCTTGGTTAACTCTGACGCTACTCAAAATAACTGATCACAGAATTAGAATATCTTGGAATTGGGCGAAGGTATTAGAGATTATTCGATATAGTTGTTCAGTTTGGATTACCTCTATTGGTAATGTTCTATTTAGTCAGTTTGATAAAATTATCGTTGGGGCATTACTAGGTTCAAAATTGTTAGGAGTATATTCGGCAATTACTAGTGTTTGTTCTCAAATAAACAATTTTTCAGCAACTGTTGTACAACCCATATTACCTAAGTTATCAACTATAGCATCTCAGGATAATTTCAATAGTGACGCTTTAAAAATTAAAATAAAGCAAGCTTATCAGATGAATGCAGGAATTGCATTTGGTCTTGGTGGGATGCTTTTAGTAATTTCCCCAATTTTTAGTAAATTTATTTTTAAGCAAGATTATTCAGAGATATATTTATTAGCATTTAAGATTGGAATCATTATTTACACTTTATATTCAATCAGTGGTTCGGCGTACTATATTTTGCTGGGTATAGGTCTAAGTGGTTCATTGATGAAAGTTATACTTTCTTGTAGCCTCTTTTCATTACTTATGATTTATGTTGGAGCATCTTTCTATGGACTACTGGGTGCTATTGTCGGAAATTCTGGTTTTATTGTAACCCAGGCTTTAAATTTTATTCTTTTTAAAAAATTCGGTTTGAAGCTAAAAGAATATTTGAAATGGATTGAAAAATATCTAATAATTTTTATTTTGATAAGTCTCCTGGAAATTTACTTGGGAAATTATTTATCAATATGGCTAAGATTTGGAATACTGGCTTTTCAAGTTGTTTTCTTAGGAAAAAATTTTCTTCAAGAACAGAAATTATCAATCAATAAAATGCTGAAGGTATAA